A region of Daphnia carinata strain CSIRO-1 chromosome 10, CSIRO_AGI_Dcar_HiC_V3, whole genome shotgun sequence DNA encodes the following proteins:
- the LOC130697524 gene encoding protein sax-3-like, producing MRLTTNKASGWLTRLVLTAALLLSEYAAANGGKPPRITEHPSDVTVPRHDPVTLQCSADGYPTPVIEWYRDGEFIISSSNSASSSTSTASSRILLPGGALFFLRVVHSRKENDAGVYWCLARNSQGVARSRNATLTIAHLQTEFRTIPQPVQGIVGDSVVLECEPPRGHPEPQIRWKKNGQSLELDLDLGVDSDRIRVEESGNLVITKLAASDQGRYVCVAQNIIGNRETSPVLLTVNVRPGVIRPPQDITALVGSDVNFECGVTGDPTPVVTWRRVDGSPMPANGRTRPVDHNKSGLVSVLRIERISASDSGRYLCNVENSLGSSSAWAQLTVLVPPTWDFGSTASGNSQPNNSPLPKEARAHAGQTFTLDCPADGSPKPLIFWSREGRAQPYFANVADEDSQSRWSVLGNGTLVIRDVRREDASALWCAAVNEAGSLMARTRLEVISISKPPPVVIEVGPANQTLPTKSPASLPCQAEGQPVKWTKDGRPLNVSLAVDTFNNGGSQGSHHQPRISLSDSGLLMIEDLQLSDAGTYTCEVGEDDQFAAWTATLAVASPTNPNVVFYRSPSDPMALPGSPSQPRLLQKSSTSLTIGWQSGSRMGASTLLGYTIEVFSSAEDDHDGESARPRQGSWTWTGPFVQVKRAWRIVTRGLKADQFTLNDLQPATSYTFLVRAENSHGLSLPSPVSPWFTTLPAIRHNGQGQWQSAAELEDVRLRLSAPRLRLDQARSLNSTSVRLSWQLLDGDSDTTLDAIHIWYRRAEANNDSDDDETLNEEVVLPMNRIMSANHLGSFSHTLGALSPYTRYVFFLVPSFRNVLGQPSNSKTERTMEAVPAGPPLNLAVRQLNATSVLVQWLPPPIALRNGNITSYQISVALDGTNPRTLLANLTIPALPTSVVIGGLNTNTAYSIQAAAWTLMGLGPTSPPVVYRMEPLISSSSTNVRSGSSSPSLAKPSDDENSMGGSDSAPQGVTQVVQETWFILLLGGILLAILCLLVAALLVRRNLAKKKALSALSKSDPIVDASCHGMVGGVAGTVRGREAFWSRGWSTSIGNAKEMDAQATLLPHGVGTTAIMNRSLVPPPEYAELLGHGANQDQSQHQHPGQLSLSSFLPRRNANVQQPHPAAYATTTLVAHRNNPGNNQQHCVNHDPYAASCSAFSASDSSGYTTDELGDRCRRPYPSGISSKSRQSNGSNGVKPLPNLGELLPPPPRHPPPINPSQGIFDRQNTEALANHLAMKNASLNGPLPGHSSPALSKRNIASNAPVTNGRSSSSPLAGCVTSQHGATGSHGSHCIPDHYQTVGGQPYLPEQDDDVSDSESHENEYAYAYHNPIENVRSNGMPSVNHDQCNISYPRHNSYLRPFNSHQNHQGPKHLNANMSSYDPQQPRSLTSHLLPNGSCFTDRVVQLGNIHSVESPRIPVKNFSSGTDFSYEPSHNCHGFGNGQERSQSECNNFEADGDDENDSGSDDVGCQGEVGCDHNDTESSLYAEANNYDVHFAVHQPRE from the exons ATTTACAAACCGAGTTCAGGACGATACCTCAACCCGTGCAAGGCATCGTCGGTGATTCGGTCGTTCTGGAATGCGAGCCGCCACGCGGCCATCCGGAGCCGCAAATCCGCTGGAAGAAAAACGGGCAATCGCTGGAACTCGATTTGGATCTCGGCGTCGATTCCGACCG gatcCGAGTGGAGGAGAGCGGCAACTTGGTCATCACGAAATTGGCAGCCAGCGACCAAGGACGATATGTTTGTGTGGCGCAGAACATCATCGGCAACCGCGAGACGTCGCCGGTATTGTTGACAGTCAACG ttCGTCCGGGAGTCATTCGCCCACCTCAAGACATCACGGCGCTAGTCGGCAGTGACGTCAATTTCGAATGCGGCGTGACAGGTGATCCGACTCCCGTCGTAACCTGGCGACGGGTGGACGGATCTCCGATGCCCGCCAACGGACGGACCCGGCCCGTCGACCACAACAAATCTGGACTCGTTTCCGTCCTGCGAATCGAGCGCATCAGCGCCTCGGACAGCGGCCGTTACCTGTGCAACGTCGAGAATTCATTAGGGTCGAGTTCCGCGTGGGCGCAATTGACTGTCCTGGTTCCACCTACCTGGGATTTCGGTTCGACCGCTAGTGGAAACAGTCAGCCCAATAACTCTCCTTTACCGAAGGAAGCCAGAGCTCACGCTGGACAAACGTTCACGTTGGATTGCCCGGCCGACGGGTCTCCCAAACCGCTCATCTTCTGGAGCAGGGAAGGACGAGCGCAACCTTATTTCGCCAACGTGGCCGACGAGGATTCGCAATCCAGGTGGAGCGTCCTGGGCAACGGGACGTTGGTGATCCGCGACGTGCGCAGGGAGGACGCGTCCGCGTTGTGGTGCGCGGCTGTTAACGAAGCCGGCAGTTTAATGGCTCGCACCAGACTGGAAGTGATCTCGATTTCGAAACCGCCTCCGGTTGTCATAGAGGTCGGCCCGGCCAACCAGACGCTTCCGACCAAATCACCGGCTTCGTTACCTTGCCAAGCGGAAGGTCAGCCAGTCAAATGGACGAAAGATGGCCGACCGTTGAACGTCAGTTTGGCCGTGGATACGTTCAATAATGGCGGATCGCAGGGATCGCATCACCAGCCGCGCATCAGCCTTTCAGATTCGGGTTTATTAATGATTGAGGACTTGCAGCTGAGCGACGCGGGGACGTACACGTGCGAAGTGGGCGAGGACGATCAGTTCGCCGCCTGGACAGCGACCCTGGCCGTAGCCAGTCCCACCAATCCTAACGTGGTTTTCTATCGCAGTCCTAGCGATCCGATGGCTCTACCGGGATCGCCTTCGCAGCCTCGTCTTCTTCAAAAATCGTCCACTAGTTTGACGATTGGATGGCAAAGCGGGTCGCGAATGGGAGCGTCGACTCTCCTCGGCTACACGATCGAAGTCTTCAGTTCGGCCGAGGACGATCACGATGGCGAATCGGCTCGTCCCAGGCAAGGCAGTTGGACCTGGACGGGACCTTTCGTTCAAGTCAAACGAGCCTGGCGTATCGTGACGCGCGGATTGAAAGCGGATCAGTTCACTTTGAACGATCTCCAACCGGCCACGTCTTACACGTTCCTCGTGCGAGCTGAGAACAGTCACGGACTTTCCCTTCCCAGTCCCGTGTCGCCTTGGTTCACGACGTTGCCCGCCATCAGACACAACGGCCAAGGACAGTGGCAATCGGCAGCTGAATTAGAGGATGTCCGGCTACGGCTCTCCGCCCCGCGGCTTCGTTTGGATCAAGCTCGCTCTCTCAATTCGACGAGCGTCCGCCTGTCTTGGCAATTATTAGACGGCGATAGCGACACGACCCTCGATGCTATCCACATCTGGTACCGCCGGGCAGAGGCCAACAATGATTCCGACGATGATGAAACTTTGAATGAAGAAGTCGTCCTTCCCATGAACCGGATCATGTCTGCAAACCATCTGGGGTCGTTCTCTCACACGTTGGGCGCATTATCGCCGTACACGCGATACGTTTTCTTCCTAGTTCCATCGTTCCGCAACGTCCTCGGACAGCCATCGAACAGCAAAACGGAACGCACCATGGAAGcag TACCAGCTGGTCCACCTTTGAATCTGGCTGTCAGGCAATTGAACGCCACAAGTGTATTGGTTCAGTGGCTACCACCACCCATTGCTCTACGAAATGGCAACATTACTTCCTATCAG ATAAGCGTAGCTTTGGACGGCACGAATCCCAGAACTCTACTGGCCAATCTGACCATCCCAGCTCTACCGACGTCCGTCGTCATTGGAGGACTCAACACGAACACAGCCTATTCCATCCAGGCGGCCGCATGGACGCTGATGGGCCTAGGACCGACAAGTCCACCCGTCGTCTATCGAATGGAACCCTTGATTTCATCTTCGTCCACTAACGTTCGTTCCGGATCTTCGTCTCCTTCACTGGCCAAACCGTCGGACGATGAGAATTCGATGGGTGGATCAGATTCAGCTCCGCAGGGAGTGACGCAGGTGGTCCAAGAAACCTGGTTCATTCTGCTGCTCGGTGGCATTTTATTGGCAATTCTTTGTCTGCTCGTGGCCGCGCTTCTCGTGCGTCGCAATCTGGCCAAAAAGAAAGCGTTGTCTGCTTTGAGCAAGTCCGATCCCATCGTCGACGCAAGCTGTCATGGAATGGTTGGAGGTGTAGCTGGAACGGTGCGTGGCCGTGAAGCTTTCTGGTCACGGGGATGGTCGACGTCCATTGGAAACGCCAAAGAAATGGATGCCCAGGCAACGCTTTTACCTCACGGCGTTGGAACGACGGCCATCATGAATCGCTCCTTGGTCCCTCCGCCGGAATACGCCGAGCTTCTAGGTCACGGTGCCAATCAGGACCAATCTCAACATCAACATCCGGGACAATTGAGTCTCAGTTCGTTTTTGCCCAGACGCAATGCCAACGTCCAGCAACCCCACCCGGCAGCGTACGCGACAACGACCTTGGTCGCCCATCGCAATAACCCCGGCAATAACCAACAGCACTGCGTCAATCACGATCCTTACGCCGCTTCGTGTTCGGCCTTTTCGGCGTCTGATTCCAGTGGGTACACCACCGACGAGCTGGGCGATCGCTGCCGCCGTCCGTATCCGTCTGGAATCAGCTCGAAAAGCCGACAGAGCAACGGTAGCAACGGTGTTAAGCCATTGCCCAACCTGGGCGAGTTACTTCCACCTCCGCCACGTCATCCTCCACCCATCAATCCATCCCAGGGTATATTTGATCGACAAAATACTGAG gcATTGGCCAACCACTTGGCTATGAAGAACGCGTCCCTCAACGGGCCTTTACCGGGCCATTCGTCCCCAGCGTTGTCCAAGAGAAATATCGCATCGAATGCGCCGGTAACGAACGGACGATCTTCAAGCTCTCCATTGGCTGGTTGTGTTACGAGCCAACACGGCGCGACTGGCTCGCACGGTTCGCATTGCATCCCCGATCACTACCAAACTGTGGGTGGCCAGCCATATCTCCCGGAGCAAGACGATGACGTCAGCGACTCTGAAAGTCACGAAAACGAGTACGCTTACGCTTATCACAACCCGATCGAGAACGTGAGGTCGAATGGAATGCCTTCCGTCAATCACGATCAATGCAATATTTCCTACCCGCGTCACAATAGCTATTTGCGGCCGTTTAACTCGCATCAGAATCATCAGGGACCTAAACATCTCAACGCGAACATGAGCAGCTACGATCCACAGCAGCCCCGCAGCCTGACAAGTCACTTGCTACCGAATGGATCGTGTTTTACGGATCGCGTCGTCCAACTGGGCAACATCCATTCGGTTGAATCACCAAGGATTCCTGTAAAGAATTTTTCCAGTGGCACAGATTTCTCGTACGAACCCTCGCACAATTGCCATGGCTTTGGTAATGGCCAGGAACGATCGCAGTCCGAATGCAACAATTTCGAAGCTGATGGCGACGATGAAAATGACAGTGGATCAGACGATGTTGGCTGCCAGGGTGAGGTTGGCTGTGATCACAACGATACCGAGTCTTCGTTGTACGCAGAGGCCAATAACTACGATGTACATTTTGCTGTTCATCAGCCGAGGGAATGA